One Manihot esculenta cultivar AM560-2 chromosome 6, M.esculenta_v8, whole genome shotgun sequence DNA segment encodes these proteins:
- the LOC110618069 gene encoding gamma carbonic anhydrase-like 2, mitochondrial has translation MATALARFSRKALVSSHRNILNRTFSASAEASTKSITPSPDRVKWDYRGQRQIIPLGQWLPKIAVDAYVAPNVVLAGQVTVWDGASVWSGSVLRGDLNKITVGFCSNVQERCVIHAAWNSPTGLPAETSIERFVTIGAYSLLRSCTIEPECIIGQHSILMEGSLVETHSILEAGSVVPPGRRIPTGELWAGNPARFVRALTHEETLEIPKLAVAINDLSKNHFSEFLPYSTVYLEVEKLKKKLGISI, from the exons ATGGCGACTGCCCTAGCCCGCTTCTCCAGAAAAGCCCTAGTGTCCTCGCACCGTAACATTCTTAATCGCACCTTCTCTGCTAGCGCTGAGGCATCAACCAAATCGATAACGCCGTCGCCTGATCGAGTCAAGTGGGACTATCGAGGTCAGAGGCAGATAATCCCGTTGGGTCAGTGGCTCCCCAAGATCGCTGTCGACGCCTACGTCGCACCCAATGTCGTCCTTGCTGGTCAGGTCACTGTCTGGGATGGAGCGTCAGTTTGGAGCGGATCGGTTCTCAGGGGCGATCTTAACAAGATCACCGTCGGCTTCTGCTCCAACGTCCAAGAGCGGTGTGTTATTCACGCCGCCTGGAACTCGCCTACAG GACTGCCGGCAGAGACCTCCATCGAAAGGTTTGTTACAATTGGTGCATATAGTCTTTTGCGATCCTGCACAATTGAGCCAGAATGCATTATCGGACAACACTCCATCCTTATGGAAGGTTCTTTAGTGGAGACGCACTCAATCCTTGAAGCAGGATCTGTAGTTCCCCCAGGAAGGAGAATTCCAACTGGTGAACTTTGGGCAGGAAATCCAGCAAGATTTGTGAGAGCTCTGACTCATGAAGAGACTTTAGAAATCCCAAAACTTGCTGTTGCAATTAATGATCTCAGCAAAAACCATTTCTCAGAGTTTCTCCCTTACTCGACAGTATATTTGGAGGTTGAGAAGCTGAAGAAAAAGTTGGGCATTTCTATCTGA